One Anolis carolinensis isolate JA03-04 chromosome 5, rAnoCar3.1.pri, whole genome shotgun sequence DNA segment encodes these proteins:
- the caprin2 gene encoding caprin-2 isoform X8, with the protein MVQLSQSPLRHPSPSCHSEEEEEKSMKLAKQQVAQGPRGDNQSPLSPLQAALNSTTTTSQAYETYIDNGLICLKHKIRNIEKKKLKLEDYKDRLKRGESLNQDQLEAVEKYDEVIHNLEFAKELQKTFSGLSQDLLKMQRKAQRRETLLKLEAEKKKLRTILQVQYVLQNFTQEHVQKDFRSGQNGAMFLPSKDLDYLIKFAKLTCSGRNEMVSIEDQMAQSSLYFWDLLEGSEKAVAGTTYKHLKELLSKLLNSGYFENIPAPCNVPEKEELKEEILRKSDMKLEEKRPEKTIQLSKLESVSEPEVQMDHIQSEIKPQEFLNRRYLPEVDYTIKPEESKFWEIEHSKKNELPKSWEMLVDMEEQKKQKQDTLKPLESARQQGGKTELLRPWEAAVKVDDNDQKEEISKPWVAQVGDQQSSSKPWITAVKEHQEQKQDSTKAWMSKTKEELEQKQETSKTWIAQARVDTVHKPEPAKPWVACVREEAEQKKQEPAQPWMAHVGEEAEPKPQTPRPWESSEGPRQTPQQPLQNPPKIWGAENLVPNEQIGPKKLDLEPKEVTKPVHQTAAEFCSVSSLPKDPVLRREKLQDLMTQIQGTYNFMQDSLLDFDKPSQSAIYSSQAPPVDSTVSNEQLSSQNNFPEKPVQTAVSNSQEPEMFNSSSSLYQASQGISESLVSPKSEIGQATTAAVPSESEIPLAPSRTIISPVSQGKAFQSPPSSSSTINLKAPPFQAMQTVFKVNAPLPPRREQDIKENSLHPTGYNVNVSTASTQTPPQNKLQLSQNAEQTAFPQESLPNAGNYQVEGAVPVSNGSLTFYAAQTATFPRPPQPFVTNRGGSARGSLRGGRSVANSYRSPGGYKAGFEAYRGSPSAPNGPYSQLQLPGRDYPPIQYPQRDVNYQQNYKRGGVSSARANSRAGWSDSSQVSSPERDSEAFNSGDSGQGDSRSITPVDMPVAGQAATILPVHVYPLPQQMRVAFSAARTSNLAPGTLDQPIVFDLLLNNLGNTFDIQLGRFNCPVNGTYVFIFHMLKLAVNVPLYVNLMKNEEVLVSAYANDGAPDHETASNHAVLQLFQGDQIWLRLHRGAIYGSSWKYSTFSGYLLYQD; encoded by the exons ATGGTGCAGCTTTCACAGTCGCCGCTCCGTCACCCTTCGCCTTCATGCCactctgaagaagaggaagagaagagcaTGAAGCTGGCTAAGCAGCAGGTGGCTCAAGGTCCTCGAGGGGATAATCAGTCTCCCTTGAGCCCCCTGCAGGCTGCTTTGAATTCTACCACCACCACTTCCCAGGCCTATGAAACATACATTGATAATGGGCTTATCTGTTTAAAACACAAGATCAGGAACATTGAGAAAAAGAAG CTCAAATTAGAAGACTATAAAGATCGTCTGAAAAGAGGGGAGTCCCTCAACCAGGACCAGTTG GAGGCGGTTGAAAAATATGATGAAGTGATACATAACTTGGAGTTTGCTAAAGAACTTCAGAAGACATTTTCAGGGCTTAGTCAAGAT CTGCTGAAGATGCAGAGGAAAGCACAGAGAAGGGAGACTTTATTGAAGCTTGAGGCAGAAAAAAAGAAGCTCCGCACCATACTGCAGGTCCAGTATGTGCTGCAGAATTTCACTCAGGAGCATGTGCAGAAAGACTTCAGAAGTGGCCAGAATGGAGCAATGTTCCTACCTTCTAAAGACCTAGACTACCTCATCAAGTTTGCGAAATTGACATGTTCAGGAAGGAATGAAATGGTTAG TATTGAAGACCAAATGGCACAATCATCACTCTACTTTTGGGATCTGCTAGAAGGCAGTGAAAAAGCAGTGGCTGGGACAACTT ATAAGCACTTGAAGGAGTTACTGTCTAAATTATTAAATTCtggttattttgaaaacattcctgCACCTTGCAATGTACCAGAAAAAGAGGAACTGAAAGAAGAAATACTTAGAAAATCTGACATGAAATTAGAAGAGAAAAGacctgaaaaaacaatacaactcTCAAAATTGGAATCTGTCAGTGAACCAG AAGTTCAGATGGATCACATTCAGTCTGAGATAAAGCCGCAAGAG TTTCTTAACAGGCGATACTTGCCTGAAGTTGATTATACTATCAAGCCTGAAGAATCCAAATTTTGGGAAATAGAACACAGTAAAAAGAATGAACTTCCAAAGTCATGGGAGATGCTTGTTGACATGGAGGAACAGAAGAAGCAGAAGCAAGACACGTTAAAACCTTTGGAATCGGCCAGGCAGCAGGGGGGAAAAACTGAACTTTTGAGGCCTTGGGAAGCTGCAGTGAAAGTAGATGATAACGATCAAAAGGAGGAAATTTCAAAGCCTTGGGTTGCACAGGTGGGGGACCAGCAGAGCTCTTCCAAACCCTGGATAACTGCAGTTAAAGAACACCAGGAACAAAAGCAAGATAGCACGAAAGCTTGGATGTCCAAAACTAAGGAAGAGCTGGAACAAAAGCAGGAAACTTCAAAAACATGGATTGCCCAGGCCAGGGTGGATACTGTACACAAACCTGAACCTGCAAAGCCATGGGTTGCATGTGTCAGAGAGGAGGCAGAGCAAAAGAAACAGGAACCTGCACAACCATGGATGGCACATGTAGGGGAAGAAGCAGAGCCAAAACCCCAAACGCCCAGGCCTTGGGAAAGCTCTGAAGGACCACGGCAAACACCTCAACAGCCATTGCAAAATCCTCCAAAGATCTGGGGAGCAGAAAATCTTGTGCCAAATGAGCAGATTGGACCAAAGAAACTTGACTTGGAACCCAAAGAA GTTACTAAACCTGTACATCAGACAGCGGCAGAATTTTGCTCTGTTTCTAGTCTTCCAAAGGATCCAGTGTTAAGAAGGGAAAAACTGCAGGATTTAATGACTCAGATACAGGGGACCTACAATTTCATGCAA GATTCGCTTCTAGATTTTGATAAACCTTCACAAAGTGCCATTTATTCATCCCAAGCACCTCCAGTTGATTCTACAG tttCTAATGAGCAACTTTCAAGCCAAAATAATTTTCCTGAAAAGCCAGTACAG ACAGCTGTTTCAAACTCTCAAGAACCTGAGATGTTTAATTCATCCTCATCTTTATATCAGGCAAGCCAGGGGATTTCTGAGTCATTAGTGTCTCCAAAGAGTGAAATTGGTCAG GCTACTACTGCTGCTGTTCCAAGTGAATCGGAGATACCATTGGCACCTTCAAGGACTATCATATCACCAGTATCCCAAGGGAAAGCCTTCCAGTCTCCTCCATCAAGCAGCAGCACTATTAACCTAAAAGCCCCTCCTTTTCAGGCCATGCAGACT GTGTTCAAAGTGAATGCGCCTTTGCCCCCTCGTAGAGAGCAGGATATCAAAGAAAATTCTCTGCATCCTACAGGATATAATGTAAATGTTTCCACAGCAAGTACACAGACTCCTCCCCAGAATAAACTACAGCTTTCTCAAAATGCTGAACAAACTGCTTTTCCTCAAGAGTCTCTACCAAACG CAGGTAATTACCAGGTTGAGGGAGCTGTTCCTGTAAGCAATGGTAGTCTCACATTTTATGCAGCACAGACAGCCACTTTCCCTAGACCACCTCAGCCTTTTGTCACAAACCGTGGTGGATCCGCCAGAGGTTCCCTCAGAGGTGGAAGATCAGTGGCCAATTCTTACCGCTCTCCTGGTGGCTATAAAG CAGGTTTTGAGGCATATAGGGGATCACCTTCTGCCCCTAATGGTCCCTACAGCCAATTGCAGCTTCCTGGCAGAGATTATCCTCCCATACAGTATCCTCAGAGG GATGTGAATTATCAGCAGAACTATAAACGAGGAGGTGTTAGCAGTGCCCGTGCCAATTCAAGAG CCGGCTGGAGCGATTCTTCTCAGGTGAGCAGCCCAGAGCGTGACAGTGAGGCCTTTAACAGTGGGGATTCTGGGCAGGGTGACTCCCGCAGCATTACTCCTGTTGACATGCCAGTGGCAGGCCAAGCAGCCACCATCCTTCCTGTGCACGTCTATCCCCTCCCGCAGCAGATGAGAGTTGCCTTCTCTGCTGCTAGAACTTCTAACTTGGCTCCTGGGACTCTAGACCAGCCCATCGTGTTTGACCTCCTGTTAAACAACCTTGGCAATACCTTTGATATCCAACTTGGTAGGTTCAATTGTCCTGTCAATGGCACCTATGTGTTCATATTCCATATGCTGAAGCTGGCTGTGAATGTTCCGCTGTATGTGAACCTCATGAAAAACGAAGAGGTTCTAGTATCTGCATATGCCAATGATGGTGCTCCGGATCATGAGACTGCTAGTAATCATGCAGTCCTGCAGCTTTTTCAAGGAGACCAGATTTGGCTGCGTCTCCATAGAGGAGCTATTTATGGAAGTAGTTGGAAATATTCTACATTCTCAGGATACCTCCTGTATCAAGACTGA
- the caprin2 gene encoding caprin-2 isoform X13 — MVQLSQSPLRHPSPSCHSEEEEEKSMKLAKQQVAQGPRGDNQSPLSPLQAALNSTTTTSQAYETYIDNGLICLKHKIRNIEKKKLKLEDYKDRLKRGESLNQDQLEAVEKYDEVIHNLEFAKELQKTFSGLSQDLLKMQRKAQRRETLLKLEAEKKKLRTILQVQYVLQNFTQEHVQKDFRSGQNGAMFLPSKDLDYLIKFAKLTCSGRNEMVSIEDQMAQSSLYFWDLLEGSEKAVAGTTYKHLKELLSKLLNSGYFENIPAPCNVPEKEELKEEILRKSDMKLEEKRPEKTIQLSKLESVSEPEVQMDHIQSEIKPQEFLNRRYLPEVDYTIKPEESKFWEIEHSKKNELPKSWEMLVDMEEQKKQKQDTLKPLESARQQGGKTELLRPWEAAVKVDDNDQKEEISKPWVAQVGDQQSSSKPWITAVKEHQEQKQDSTKAWMSKTKEELEQKQETSKTWIAQARVDTVHKPEPAKPWVACVREEAEQKKQEPAQPWMAHVGEEAEPKPQTPRPWESSEGPRQTPQQPLQNPPKIWGAENLVPNEQIGPKKLDLEPKEVTKPVHQTAAEFCSVSSLPKDPVLRREKLQDLMTQIQGTYNFMQDSLLDFDKPSQSAIYSSQAPPVDSTVSNEQLSSQNNFPEKPVQTAVSNSQEPEMFNSSSSLYQASQGISESLVSPKSEIGQATTAAVPSESEIPLAPSRTIISPVSQGKAFQSPPSSSSTINLKAPPFQAMQTVFKVNAPLPPRREQDIKENSLHPTGYNVNVSTASTQTPPQNKLQLSQNAEQTAFPQESLPNAQTATFPRPPQPFVTNRGGSARGSLRGGRSVANSYRSPGGYKGFEAYRGSPSAPNGPYSQLQLPGRDYPPIQYPQRDVNYQQNYKRGGVSSARANSRAGWSDSSQVSSPERDSEAFNSGDSGQGDSRSITPVDMPVAGQAATILPVHVYPLPQQMRVAFSAARTSNLAPGTLDQPIVFDLLLNNLGNTFDIQLGRFNCPVNGTYVFIFHMLKLAVNVPLYVNLMKNEEVLVSAYANDGAPDHETASNHAVLQLFQGDQIWLRLHRGAIYGSSWKYSTFSGYLLYQD, encoded by the exons ATGGTGCAGCTTTCACAGTCGCCGCTCCGTCACCCTTCGCCTTCATGCCactctgaagaagaggaagagaagagcaTGAAGCTGGCTAAGCAGCAGGTGGCTCAAGGTCCTCGAGGGGATAATCAGTCTCCCTTGAGCCCCCTGCAGGCTGCTTTGAATTCTACCACCACCACTTCCCAGGCCTATGAAACATACATTGATAATGGGCTTATCTGTTTAAAACACAAGATCAGGAACATTGAGAAAAAGAAG CTCAAATTAGAAGACTATAAAGATCGTCTGAAAAGAGGGGAGTCCCTCAACCAGGACCAGTTG GAGGCGGTTGAAAAATATGATGAAGTGATACATAACTTGGAGTTTGCTAAAGAACTTCAGAAGACATTTTCAGGGCTTAGTCAAGAT CTGCTGAAGATGCAGAGGAAAGCACAGAGAAGGGAGACTTTATTGAAGCTTGAGGCAGAAAAAAAGAAGCTCCGCACCATACTGCAGGTCCAGTATGTGCTGCAGAATTTCACTCAGGAGCATGTGCAGAAAGACTTCAGAAGTGGCCAGAATGGAGCAATGTTCCTACCTTCTAAAGACCTAGACTACCTCATCAAGTTTGCGAAATTGACATGTTCAGGAAGGAATGAAATGGTTAG TATTGAAGACCAAATGGCACAATCATCACTCTACTTTTGGGATCTGCTAGAAGGCAGTGAAAAAGCAGTGGCTGGGACAACTT ATAAGCACTTGAAGGAGTTACTGTCTAAATTATTAAATTCtggttattttgaaaacattcctgCACCTTGCAATGTACCAGAAAAAGAGGAACTGAAAGAAGAAATACTTAGAAAATCTGACATGAAATTAGAAGAGAAAAGacctgaaaaaacaatacaactcTCAAAATTGGAATCTGTCAGTGAACCAG AAGTTCAGATGGATCACATTCAGTCTGAGATAAAGCCGCAAGAG TTTCTTAACAGGCGATACTTGCCTGAAGTTGATTATACTATCAAGCCTGAAGAATCCAAATTTTGGGAAATAGAACACAGTAAAAAGAATGAACTTCCAAAGTCATGGGAGATGCTTGTTGACATGGAGGAACAGAAGAAGCAGAAGCAAGACACGTTAAAACCTTTGGAATCGGCCAGGCAGCAGGGGGGAAAAACTGAACTTTTGAGGCCTTGGGAAGCTGCAGTGAAAGTAGATGATAACGATCAAAAGGAGGAAATTTCAAAGCCTTGGGTTGCACAGGTGGGGGACCAGCAGAGCTCTTCCAAACCCTGGATAACTGCAGTTAAAGAACACCAGGAACAAAAGCAAGATAGCACGAAAGCTTGGATGTCCAAAACTAAGGAAGAGCTGGAACAAAAGCAGGAAACTTCAAAAACATGGATTGCCCAGGCCAGGGTGGATACTGTACACAAACCTGAACCTGCAAAGCCATGGGTTGCATGTGTCAGAGAGGAGGCAGAGCAAAAGAAACAGGAACCTGCACAACCATGGATGGCACATGTAGGGGAAGAAGCAGAGCCAAAACCCCAAACGCCCAGGCCTTGGGAAAGCTCTGAAGGACCACGGCAAACACCTCAACAGCCATTGCAAAATCCTCCAAAGATCTGGGGAGCAGAAAATCTTGTGCCAAATGAGCAGATTGGACCAAAGAAACTTGACTTGGAACCCAAAGAA GTTACTAAACCTGTACATCAGACAGCGGCAGAATTTTGCTCTGTTTCTAGTCTTCCAAAGGATCCAGTGTTAAGAAGGGAAAAACTGCAGGATTTAATGACTCAGATACAGGGGACCTACAATTTCATGCAA GATTCGCTTCTAGATTTTGATAAACCTTCACAAAGTGCCATTTATTCATCCCAAGCACCTCCAGTTGATTCTACAG tttCTAATGAGCAACTTTCAAGCCAAAATAATTTTCCTGAAAAGCCAGTACAG ACAGCTGTTTCAAACTCTCAAGAACCTGAGATGTTTAATTCATCCTCATCTTTATATCAGGCAAGCCAGGGGATTTCTGAGTCATTAGTGTCTCCAAAGAGTGAAATTGGTCAG GCTACTACTGCTGCTGTTCCAAGTGAATCGGAGATACCATTGGCACCTTCAAGGACTATCATATCACCAGTATCCCAAGGGAAAGCCTTCCAGTCTCCTCCATCAAGCAGCAGCACTATTAACCTAAAAGCCCCTCCTTTTCAGGCCATGCAGACT GTGTTCAAAGTGAATGCGCCTTTGCCCCCTCGTAGAGAGCAGGATATCAAAGAAAATTCTCTGCATCCTACAGGATATAATGTAAATGTTTCCACAGCAAGTACACAGACTCCTCCCCAGAATAAACTACAGCTTTCTCAAAATGCTGAACAAACTGCTTTTCCTCAAGAGTCTCTACCAAACG CACAGACAGCCACTTTCCCTAGACCACCTCAGCCTTTTGTCACAAACCGTGGTGGATCCGCCAGAGGTTCCCTCAGAGGTGGAAGATCAGTGGCCAATTCTTACCGCTCTCCTGGTGGCTATAAAG GTTTTGAGGCATATAGGGGATCACCTTCTGCCCCTAATGGTCCCTACAGCCAATTGCAGCTTCCTGGCAGAGATTATCCTCCCATACAGTATCCTCAGAGG GATGTGAATTATCAGCAGAACTATAAACGAGGAGGTGTTAGCAGTGCCCGTGCCAATTCAAGAG CCGGCTGGAGCGATTCTTCTCAGGTGAGCAGCCCAGAGCGTGACAGTGAGGCCTTTAACAGTGGGGATTCTGGGCAGGGTGACTCCCGCAGCATTACTCCTGTTGACATGCCAGTGGCAGGCCAAGCAGCCACCATCCTTCCTGTGCACGTCTATCCCCTCCCGCAGCAGATGAGAGTTGCCTTCTCTGCTGCTAGAACTTCTAACTTGGCTCCTGGGACTCTAGACCAGCCCATCGTGTTTGACCTCCTGTTAAACAACCTTGGCAATACCTTTGATATCCAACTTGGTAGGTTCAATTGTCCTGTCAATGGCACCTATGTGTTCATATTCCATATGCTGAAGCTGGCTGTGAATGTTCCGCTGTATGTGAACCTCATGAAAAACGAAGAGGTTCTAGTATCTGCATATGCCAATGATGGTGCTCCGGATCATGAGACTGCTAGTAATCATGCAGTCCTGCAGCTTTTTCAAGGAGACCAGATTTGGCTGCGTCTCCATAGAGGAGCTATTTATGGAAGTAGTTGGAAATATTCTACATTCTCAGGATACCTCCTGTATCAAGACTGA
- the caprin2 gene encoding caprin-2 isoform X7 encodes MVQLSQSPLRHPSPSCHSEEEEEKSMKLAKQQVAQGPRGDNQSPLSPLQAALNSTTTTSQAYETYIDNGLICLKHKIRNIEKKKLKLEDYKDRLKRGESLNQDQLLLKMQRKAQRRETLLKLEAEKKKLRTILQVQYVLQNFTQEHVQKDFRSGQNGAMFLPSKDLDYLIKFAKLTCSGRNEMVSIEDQMAQSSLYFWDLLEGSEKAVAGTTYKHLKELLSKLLNSGYFENIPAPCNVPEKEELKEEILRKSDMKLEEKRPEKTIQLSKLESVSEPEVQMDHIQSEIKPQEFLNRRYLPEVDYTIKPEESKFWEIEHSKKNELPKSWEMLVDMEEQKKQKQDTLKPLESARQQGGKTELLRPWEAAVKVDDNDQKEEISKPWVAQVGDQQSSSKPWITAVKEHQEQKQDSTKAWMSKTKEELEQKQETSKTWIAQARVDTVHKPEPAKPWVACVREEAEQKKQEPAQPWMAHVGEEAEPKPQTPRPWESSEGPRQTPQQPLQNPPKIWGAENLVPNEQIGPKKLDLEPKERRERRLKLESDMKYDGKTDGVSGHRTDTVRRKESLSSVGESCKLSRNFQNIMQVTKPVHQTAAEFCSVSSLPKDPVLRREKLQDLMTQIQGTYNFMQDSLLDFDKPSQSAIYSSQAPPVDSTVSNEQLSSQNNFPEKPVQTAVSNSQEPEMFNSSSSLYQASQGISESLVSPKSEIGQATTAAVPSESEIPLAPSRTIISPVSQGKAFQSPPSSSSTINLKAPPFQAMQTVFKVNAPLPPRREQDIKENSLHPTGYNVNVSTASTQTPPQNKLQLSQNAEQTAFPQESLPNAGNYQVEGAVPVSNGSLTFYAAQTATFPRPPQPFVTNRGGSARGSLRGGRSVANSYRSPGGYKAGFEAYRGSPSAPNGPYSQLQLPGRDYPPIQYPQRDVNYQQNYKRGGVSSARANSRAGWSDSSQVSSPERDSEAFNSGDSGQGDSRSITPVDMPVAGQAATILPVHVYPLPQQMRVAFSAARTSNLAPGTLDQPIVFDLLLNNLGNTFDIQLGRFNCPVNGTYVFIFHMLKLAVNVPLYVNLMKNEEVLVSAYANDGAPDHETASNHAVLQLFQGDQIWLRLHRGAIYGSSWKYSTFSGYLLYQD; translated from the exons ATGGTGCAGCTTTCACAGTCGCCGCTCCGTCACCCTTCGCCTTCATGCCactctgaagaagaggaagagaagagcaTGAAGCTGGCTAAGCAGCAGGTGGCTCAAGGTCCTCGAGGGGATAATCAGTCTCCCTTGAGCCCCCTGCAGGCTGCTTTGAATTCTACCACCACCACTTCCCAGGCCTATGAAACATACATTGATAATGGGCTTATCTGTTTAAAACACAAGATCAGGAACATTGAGAAAAAGAAG CTCAAATTAGAAGACTATAAAGATCGTCTGAAAAGAGGGGAGTCCCTCAACCAGGACCAGTTG CTGCTGAAGATGCAGAGGAAAGCACAGAGAAGGGAGACTTTATTGAAGCTTGAGGCAGAAAAAAAGAAGCTCCGCACCATACTGCAGGTCCAGTATGTGCTGCAGAATTTCACTCAGGAGCATGTGCAGAAAGACTTCAGAAGTGGCCAGAATGGAGCAATGTTCCTACCTTCTAAAGACCTAGACTACCTCATCAAGTTTGCGAAATTGACATGTTCAGGAAGGAATGAAATGGTTAG TATTGAAGACCAAATGGCACAATCATCACTCTACTTTTGGGATCTGCTAGAAGGCAGTGAAAAAGCAGTGGCTGGGACAACTT ATAAGCACTTGAAGGAGTTACTGTCTAAATTATTAAATTCtggttattttgaaaacattcctgCACCTTGCAATGTACCAGAAAAAGAGGAACTGAAAGAAGAAATACTTAGAAAATCTGACATGAAATTAGAAGAGAAAAGacctgaaaaaacaatacaactcTCAAAATTGGAATCTGTCAGTGAACCAG AAGTTCAGATGGATCACATTCAGTCTGAGATAAAGCCGCAAGAG TTTCTTAACAGGCGATACTTGCCTGAAGTTGATTATACTATCAAGCCTGAAGAATCCAAATTTTGGGAAATAGAACACAGTAAAAAGAATGAACTTCCAAAGTCATGGGAGATGCTTGTTGACATGGAGGAACAGAAGAAGCAGAAGCAAGACACGTTAAAACCTTTGGAATCGGCCAGGCAGCAGGGGGGAAAAACTGAACTTTTGAGGCCTTGGGAAGCTGCAGTGAAAGTAGATGATAACGATCAAAAGGAGGAAATTTCAAAGCCTTGGGTTGCACAGGTGGGGGACCAGCAGAGCTCTTCCAAACCCTGGATAACTGCAGTTAAAGAACACCAGGAACAAAAGCAAGATAGCACGAAAGCTTGGATGTCCAAAACTAAGGAAGAGCTGGAACAAAAGCAGGAAACTTCAAAAACATGGATTGCCCAGGCCAGGGTGGATACTGTACACAAACCTGAACCTGCAAAGCCATGGGTTGCATGTGTCAGAGAGGAGGCAGAGCAAAAGAAACAGGAACCTGCACAACCATGGATGGCACATGTAGGGGAAGAAGCAGAGCCAAAACCCCAAACGCCCAGGCCTTGGGAAAGCTCTGAAGGACCACGGCAAACACCTCAACAGCCATTGCAAAATCCTCCAAAGATCTGGGGAGCAGAAAATCTTGTGCCAAATGAGCAGATTGGACCAAAGAAACTTGACTTGGAACCCAAAGAA agaCGAGAGCGCAGACTGAAGCTTGAATCTGATATGAAATAT GATGGAAAAACAGATGGAGTAAGTGGACACCGCACTGATACTGTCAGGAGGAAAGAGAGCCTTTCATCAGTTGGAGAATCCTGTAAACTGTCTAGGAATTTTCAGAATATTATGCAG GTTACTAAACCTGTACATCAGACAGCGGCAGAATTTTGCTCTGTTTCTAGTCTTCCAAAGGATCCAGTGTTAAGAAGGGAAAAACTGCAGGATTTAATGACTCAGATACAGGGGACCTACAATTTCATGCAA GATTCGCTTCTAGATTTTGATAAACCTTCACAAAGTGCCATTTATTCATCCCAAGCACCTCCAGTTGATTCTACAG tttCTAATGAGCAACTTTCAAGCCAAAATAATTTTCCTGAAAAGCCAGTACAG ACAGCTGTTTCAAACTCTCAAGAACCTGAGATGTTTAATTCATCCTCATCTTTATATCAGGCAAGCCAGGGGATTTCTGAGTCATTAGTGTCTCCAAAGAGTGAAATTGGTCAG GCTACTACTGCTGCTGTTCCAAGTGAATCGGAGATACCATTGGCACCTTCAAGGACTATCATATCACCAGTATCCCAAGGGAAAGCCTTCCAGTCTCCTCCATCAAGCAGCAGCACTATTAACCTAAAAGCCCCTCCTTTTCAGGCCATGCAGACT GTGTTCAAAGTGAATGCGCCTTTGCCCCCTCGTAGAGAGCAGGATATCAAAGAAAATTCTCTGCATCCTACAGGATATAATGTAAATGTTTCCACAGCAAGTACACAGACTCCTCCCCAGAATAAACTACAGCTTTCTCAAAATGCTGAACAAACTGCTTTTCCTCAAGAGTCTCTACCAAACG CAGGTAATTACCAGGTTGAGGGAGCTGTTCCTGTAAGCAATGGTAGTCTCACATTTTATGCAGCACAGACAGCCACTTTCCCTAGACCACCTCAGCCTTTTGTCACAAACCGTGGTGGATCCGCCAGAGGTTCCCTCAGAGGTGGAAGATCAGTGGCCAATTCTTACCGCTCTCCTGGTGGCTATAAAG CAGGTTTTGAGGCATATAGGGGATCACCTTCTGCCCCTAATGGTCCCTACAGCCAATTGCAGCTTCCTGGCAGAGATTATCCTCCCATACAGTATCCTCAGAGG GATGTGAATTATCAGCAGAACTATAAACGAGGAGGTGTTAGCAGTGCCCGTGCCAATTCAAGAG CCGGCTGGAGCGATTCTTCTCAGGTGAGCAGCCCAGAGCGTGACAGTGAGGCCTTTAACAGTGGGGATTCTGGGCAGGGTGACTCCCGCAGCATTACTCCTGTTGACATGCCAGTGGCAGGCCAAGCAGCCACCATCCTTCCTGTGCACGTCTATCCCCTCCCGCAGCAGATGAGAGTTGCCTTCTCTGCTGCTAGAACTTCTAACTTGGCTCCTGGGACTCTAGACCAGCCCATCGTGTTTGACCTCCTGTTAAACAACCTTGGCAATACCTTTGATATCCAACTTGGTAGGTTCAATTGTCCTGTCAATGGCACCTATGTGTTCATATTCCATATGCTGAAGCTGGCTGTGAATGTTCCGCTGTATGTGAACCTCATGAAAAACGAAGAGGTTCTAGTATCTGCATATGCCAATGATGGTGCTCCGGATCATGAGACTGCTAGTAATCATGCAGTCCTGCAGCTTTTTCAAGGAGACCAGATTTGGCTGCGTCTCCATAGAGGAGCTATTTATGGAAGTAGTTGGAAATATTCTACATTCTCAGGATACCTCCTGTATCAAGACTGA